Part of the Salminus brasiliensis chromosome 2, fSalBra1.hap2, whole genome shotgun sequence genome, CAGCTTTCAAACgcgctagtgctagctagctattgtGCTAAGTTAGCTAGCTCGCTAGCTCAGTGGGGTAAAAACGCGCCACACGGCGGGGAACGCAAGTGTCCAGACCAAAGCTGCCGAGCAGTAGTGCTAGCTGgatagttagttagctagctagctgtctgtTGAACAGTATTGTGGAGGGATTGTGTATTTCGATAGGTCTGGTGTTTATTTAGGTAGCATAGCGCTAACTGTCCTGTTTCAGATGTAGTGATAGAACgttagctgttagctagcttgctagctgGCTACCTGCGACGTTAGCCTGGCTATGATGAAATAGCCGTGTCGCTGAGCGCTACATAACCCTGGATGTAAACAATGGAGACTCGCATTCACTATGAAGATACACGTTGCCCATGTTTCTAATTTTAAAACGATATTTTGTGAAAAGAAAACCCAACAACACGGATTTTTATGTTCGTTTTTAGATGGACGGGGACAGTACCACCACCGATACCTCTCAGTTAGGTATAACTGGAGAATACATGACCGGAGGACACTATGTGCTACAAGCGCAGGATGGTAAGGAAGAAACTTTACTCTAGTAAAtcgtgttagctagctaattccATGGAGGTGCGATGATCGCAGTCTTCTCGTTAACTGCAgatctttgtttttttgaagATGGTCGCCATCAGACACTCCTAACGTTTACACGACACTGCTCCTGCGCTAGAATCTGCCTAATGCTAGTTTCAGTcccaatttttacattttatgtaaaatgttctaaaaaatATTGGAAATCAGCATCAGAATTCTTATTTCTGGCTCCTAAGTGGAGCAGCTGTCCAAAGCTTTGGCTCCACCATCGGGTGATCAGTGGGTCGACCCATGGTGAATTCACAGCAATGAGTGGGGGTCTCAGAGACTCCCAGAGAGTATCCCAGCTCAGCGGCATATGTAGTATATTAAAATGAGTGGCAAAAATGATTACAAACAcaatgtgtgtgggggggggattTGTGTCTTATAATATTGctgtgcaaaaaaaacaaacatatgtTGTCTCTTTCTAGATGACGGTGACGAAAGTCTTCATGACCATGAAGATGGTAATGGCTGCAAGGACAATCTCAGAGAGCAGGACATATATCTGCCCATCGCTAATGTAGCACGTATCATGAAAAACGCCATCCCACAAACTGGAAAGGTTTGTCTCGTCTACGTTACTCACTCAAACATACAAATGCAGCTCCTTTAGCCAGATTGACCTCATTAAGAAGTATCACTCTTCCATGTCCTTATAGATCGCAAAAGACGCCAAAGAATGcgtacaggagtgtgtgagtgagttcATCAGCTTCATCACATCAGAAGCCAGTGAGCGGTGTCATCAGGAGAAACGGAAAACCATTAACGGAGAGGACATTTTGTTTGCTATGTCCACTCTTGGCTTTGACATGTATGTGGAGCCCCTAAAGCTCTACCTGCAGAAGTTCAGAGAGGTATGGGTCGTGCACACGTACACAAAATCTTATGTCCCTGGTGTACAGTGGAATAGAGTAAGTTAAAGTGTTTTGTTAATTGTAGGCAATGAAGGGCGAGAAGGGCGTCGCAGTGGGAGTTTCAGAAGGCCTGGGAGAGGAACTTGCAGATGACAGTTTCTGTGAGTGAATTCAAATACAATACGTCCTTGTAATGGCATAGACTTCTATGTAATGGCAATTTGATAGTTTTGAAACATCTATAAACATCTAAATGATTTGGAGATGTGCCATGTTGACTGTTCAAATGTCTGTCTTACAGCAAATCAGTTGTCTGGAGGCCTGATCTCACCTGATGGCCAACAGCAGAATGTCATGGTATACACCACCTCATATCAgcaggtgtgtatgtatgaatatATACTTGCATATCACAGGCCATTAACTTGTAAATGAGAATTGTATGCAATGAGAAGAATCAGGCTGTGATTATCGATAGTTCACTTCAAGATTTTGCAGCAGTCATTAAAATTAAGTCAAACATTTAATACAGTGAACTGACTATCAAACATTGAAACTTAATCCCTTTTTAGGATGGATTAGTTTTACTACAGGAAATCCAGTAATGTAATATTAAGAGATCTGACTGTCTGATTTGCACAGGATAAACTGTGATTTACTGAAATAACCCTAGATTCTAAACATCGTAGCCTTGCTGTTCACTGTTAAGACTGAAATTAAATGGATTCAAACAAACGAGAACTAACAGGGCTAATAAATGGTCAATTTACCAAAAGCCATCCAGGAAGACTGTAAGGCACTTTAGGATATTGCTCTTCCATTCTGATTAAGTTATCATTGAAGATGTATCAAGATCACAGTAGGCCggtcatgatgatgattgtTAGACTTGGCGCACAATATACAGACATGACCCATCACTTTTGCTGAACTTAATAAAGCCGTTGTCAAGCAGAGCCCATTAGAACAAACGGtggttgttttatttatgtaggatattttattgaaaattcTTAGTCAGAAGCTCATTGCTGTTTTTAAAAAGGGTGTAATTGCATTACTGTGGTATCATTACATCAGTGGCATAACAGTCCTAAAATGACTAATAATGTTTATTCCTATTATTTCTGGGAAAATATTGTCCAAAAAAAGTTACCACAACAGGCCTAGATTACAGCAGTCCTGTGTTGAACTTGAGGATAGAGGAGCAGGCAAAATCAAGTTGTAACAGTTAGTCTTTTATGGATGCCAAAAGTGCTGTTGTCTGTTAATAGGTTTCATTATAACAATTTTGTGAGGCAGGTTCAAACAGCACTACTATTACAGTGTGTCAGGTTTGGCAAGTAAGGGGGTAATTTGCTCTGTAATTATTGCAGAGCCTGGTAAAAACTACAGCTATTGCAGATTCATTCTGTATAAATCCAAGGTAAATCTAGCTCAGGTAATGCTTTATTCAGTAGGCTTTTGGAATTTAGAAATTGTACTGATCTATTAGCTAATTGTTGTTTACTCCTGATGACTGGTTTGGTTAGAAACATCTCCCTTTTTCTCTGCCTTATATCAGCAGAGCTGCAGTTTGTGAAGTACTTGTCAAGTAACCATAGTGTCTCATGAATTTCTCTCATTTAGCTCCCTGGTGTTCAGCAAATCCAGTTCTCATGACCTGACTTGGTTCCAGACTGTGCAGCCTCTGATCTGTCCAAAGGATAGATTGGTCCCTTGCCTTGAGAAGATTTACAGGCCGTTTTGGGAAGATGAAGAGACGATGGGTTATGAGAGCAGGGAAATGACCACCTGCTGACAACAGAGCCTGAATTTGTACATTTTCTTAGTGATGTCTGTAATTCACACAGTAGTCATTTGTTATCATTATAATATGTATTCATTTTAAACAGTCTGAGGTAATTTCCTCTGTGTGATGACTGCCACCAGTTTTTTGTGAATTTTCTGTCCCTTTTATTTGTTAGGAGTTTTTAAaatgtggggggtggggggttagaAGGGATAAGGGGGGGTGAATCGTGAACTTGCATACATACAATAAAGGGATTCTCATTTAATTTCTATTTGAATCAAGATTAACTTAATGTCAATTGTCATTTCATGTTGATTCTTAGAATTAAAAACATGAAGGAGAAATGCGTAAGCTTGAATGATCATATCAAACAAGAGATGTAAATactgcatttttattggttGTTATTGACAATTCTTTCATCTTCATAAATGCAATAGTAATACAGTTCTGAGATCTATTTAAATGTCTAAAGCTTGTAGGTTACCGGTATTCTGAAATTGGGATCACTGCAGCTAAAGCCAAATAATGCCTGTTCAAATAGACACAAATACTAGTTGAATGATAACACGTTATTGGTCACTAGATTTGCATTGGGTCACGTGTCCAAACTCAACAGCATTACAACACTAACAGTTTCTAGCTGGTTGTTCAGCTAACTTTTTAAATACAGCAATGCATGAGCTTGAACTGATGCTGTCAATTGAGAATTTTTATTTAGGTCTGCAGTGGAGGGACTAGAACCATTCAATCACAATCCTGAAAGCAGGTGCACCAAGGTACATGTGGCAATGTATTTTAGCTTATAGTTGACCCCTCCATTGTGAACGGTATGTATCTGTAAAATGTAGATATGGAAATATTACATGGTTCCTCATAAATCCACTGAAGATCTCAAATTAGCTATCCTTCGCAGTAAGGCACAACGGCTGAGTTGGATTCATTTAAGATAATGATGGATGTTTGAAGTTGTTTCCAGAGCTAGTAATTCCCTTTTgcaggagaagggaaaacagtaaatcaataTATCTGGGCAATTGTAGAAATAACTACTCTGATGAACAATAGCATAGAAAGAAAACAGCAGGAATGCACTTTACATAAAACTGTACAATAAAagaacattaataaaataagttaagtaaaactacatttacagcagttacaATTAGAGACACTATGTATAAAAGGTATTGCTTTCTTGACAGTTAGAACTTAACAGAATAAGACACTGAGGTTCCAATATAAACCCCTTCATCACAGCTGATATAGAAACACCCCTTGGCATCTTTCACAAGCTGGAAGAATCAGAAAAAGAAATTAGCATTGAGATCCAGCATCTATGAGTGAGAAAATCCAGTGACTATAGTTGATGTtttataaaatacataatacatttttaaaaaactgaGCAAAGACAAGTTACCCAACAGTGGTGCCAGTCTCAATATTT contains:
- the nfyba gene encoding nuclear transcription factor Y, beta a; its protein translation is MDGDSTTTDTSQLGITGEYMTGGHYVLQAQDDDGDESLHDHEDGNGCKDNLREQDIYLPIANVARIMKNAIPQTGKIAKDAKECVQECVSEFISFITSEASERCHQEKRKTINGEDILFAMSTLGFDMYVEPLKLYLQKFREAMKGEKGVAVGVSEGLGEELADDSFSNQLSGGLISPDGQQQNVMVYTTSYQQLPGVQQIQFS